From the genome of Longispora fulva:
CGTCGGGGTGGACGCCAGTCCGGAGTGCGGCCCAGCCGTGGAGTTCGCCTTCATCGAGGCTGCGCGGCGCCGGGTCCCGCTCACCGCCGCCCACGTGTGGTCACACCTGCCGGTCACCGCGATGACGGCCGACGCGCCGATCTCCTACAGCTACGCCCAGGCGCACGAGGACGCCGAGCGTGTGATCGCTGAGTCGGTGGCCGGCTGGGCCGAGAAGTACCCGGACGTGGAGGTGCTCGCCTCGCCGATCCTGGCTGAGGACGCGGGAGCGGAACTCGTCGCGGTGTCCGAACACGCCGGCCTCCTCGTGGTCGGGTCGCGCGGGCGCGGCGAGCTGGCCGGGATGGTCCTGGGGTCTGTCGGCTACACCCTGGTACATCACGCGCTCTGCCCGGTCGCCATTGTGCGGCGCCGACCGGCGAGAAACCAGACCAGGGGTTGACACCCCCACTCCGCGACCGTGGTGCGCATCGCCGGAGCGCTGGCCACCGCCCAGGCGTCGTGGCGGGGTAACGTCAGCCGGACGTCCTACCGCGGCGGTGACCGGTGACAGAAGGCAGCGGATAGACCCGCTGTTCCTGTCGCTTGCGGGCCGCGGATGCTCGACTCCGTAACGGGCGAGAACGCCGAACACCCTGAGGCACGGTCGCCGGTTCGGGCATATTCGGTGGTGACCGTGTCCGATCCGCGAAAGGCGCATCCGTGGCCAAGTTCGACCCCTCCGCCCAGCACCATCCGAGTGTCGTCGCGCACTGGGAGAACCGCGGTGCCAGCCTGCAACTGCGGGTCGCCGACGCGATCACCGCGTTCGCCGGCTCGATGACCTTCGTGTACATCCACGCTGCTGCCTTCGCCATCTGGATGATCTTCGGAGAATCCAGCCCGTGGCCCACGCTGACGCTTATCGTCTCCCTGGAGGCGATCTTCCTGTCCACGTTCGTCATGATCGGCCAGAACCGCCAGGCCCATTTCCAGCAGGTGAAGGCCGACCACGACTTCGTCGCCCAGGAACTCGAACTCCAGACCAACACCGAACTCACCCGGCAGATCCACGTCCTGACGGCCGAACTGCACCGCCGGCTGTTGGCCGATCCGCAGCAGGGGTGAGCATCGTTTCCGATCGACACGTGATCATGAGTCCGCTGCCCCGCGGGTTGCTGACCGGAGGTTCATGGCTCAGGTCAGTGGCGAACCCCGTCGTGTCTGAGCTGTTCCCGACGGCACGGCGGCCCGGCCACGCGGTGACGCGTGGCCGGACCGCCGTGCCGAAGGGCATCAGCCGTTGAGGTACTCCACGCCTTCGATGATCTCGTACATGATGTCGGGGCAGTTCGAACCCTCGGTCATTGTCACGGTCTTGGACGGGTTGCCGGTGTAGTTGACGGTCACCTGGTAGGTGAACCGGTCGCAGCACGGGTTGGCCGGCGCGTAGGAGGCGTTTAGTGCCAGGTACTCCGGGCTGGATGCCCGGGCCAGGATCGGTGCGCTGTTCGGGGTGGACCTGTCCACGCTGTAGGTCTCGTTCACCCCGGCGATGCCCCCGGTCTGCACGACGCTGATCCGGTACGCGCGGTGGTTCGACGGCCGGCTGGAGGACGCCGAGGCCGGTCCTGCGGCGACCGCGGTGGCGGTGACGCCGACGAGCAGCAGGGCGGTCAGTGCGGTGATCCGGTGTGCGATCGAGGACTTCGTGGTGGGCATGGTGTTCCTTCCGTCGGGCGGCGCCTGTGGATCGTTGTCCGTTTGGCCTTCTTGTCTAGCTGCGGACGTTTATGTCGACATTCAGTAGACCGGTTCGGCACCCTGGCACTCAGGGCCAGACAGCCCGTCCACACGGGACCATCGACCTGTGGCGACCCGGGCCGTACGGCAGAATCACCCGGCTGCGCCGATGGGACGTGCAGGCACATTCAGGCAGGCGGGGGGGGAGTCATGGGGGCGCGACGAACCCGAAGTGCCGAACGGCCCCGCCGGACCGGGTCGTGGCCTGGGACCGTTGTGCGGACGGCCTATGGTGTCCACGACGCCCTTACCCCTCATCCGATGGACGAGGGGTAAGGATGGCCGCGCCGCGCCGCGGTCGCCGAGTGCGGTCTGGATGGTGACGCGGAGGGCGTGTGTGAGTGCCCGCCGGCGGGATCGGGACGGGCCTCCCGCCGGGATCTCCCATCGTCACGATGGTGGGTGTCGGGGTCAGACGACCTCCGTGTCCCTTCTCCTCAGCGGTGGCCGCCCGGGTTCTCCGTCGGCGGGCACAACTCCAGAGTCACCGTCGGCCGCCCTCGGGGACAGGGCCGAAAGACCCCGTTGCCTCGGGCGGAGCGGACCCTCGTCGACAGGTCACTGGGCACTGCCCGTGCAGGTGTCCGGGGTGCAGGCTGGAGGCGGAAACGAGACGAACGGAGTACCCGCCATGAACTCGACGCACGGTCTTCGGCCTTCGTGGCGGCGCAGCCCGGCTCCGGCCGGGTCCCCGACGCCTCGATCCGTCCGCTGGTGGCGGCACCCGCTGACGCCCGCCGCACGAGAACCCGATCTCCAGACCCGGGAACTCGTGCCGGTGCCGGTGCGCAGGAGCTGAACACCACGGAGGGTTGGGGTGGGTGCGGTTGAGGGGCCGCGCCCACCCGGGTCCCCGGCGCCCGGCTCGCCGAATCGGGCATTCGAGACACGCCTCGGCGCGGATCCGTCCCGTTGGGTGTGCCGGTCGCGACGCTCCAGCGGCCTAGGATAAGGACATGGCCGACAAGCGCGCTGACAACTCTGGGCCCGCTTCCTCCGCGCTCGGCCTGCCTCCGCTGTCTCAGACCGGTCTCGACGACCTGCTCCAGGAGCTGTTGTCGCGGGTCGGGGACGTGATGGCGAGCCGGGAACGGCTGCGTTCGCTGCTGGACGCGGTGGTCGGGATCGGCACTGACCTGGAGCTGCGTGCCACCCTCGAACGCATCACCCTGGCGGCCTGTGAACTGACCGACGCCGAGTACGGGGCGCTGGGCGTGATCGGCCCTGACCGCACGCTGGTCGAGTTCATCACGCACGGCATGAACCCGGCCGTGCACGCCCGGATCGGGGACCTGCCGTCCGGGCACGGCGTGCTGGGCCTGCTGATCGAGGACCCGCGCCCGATCCGGCTACCGGACATCACCCAGCACCCCCGGGCCTACGGCTTCCCGGCCGAGCACCCGCCGATGCACACGTTCCTGGGCGTGCCGATCCGCATCCGCGACCAGGTGTACGGCAACCTGTACCTGTCGGAGAAGCGCGGCGGCGGCCTGTTCACCGACGACGACGAGGAGATCATGATCGCCCTCGCCGTGGCGGCCGGCGCGGCGATCGACAACGCTCGGCTCTACGCGCAGTCCCGCCGCCGGCAACGCTGGCTGGAGGCCACCACCGAGACCAGCGCCGTGATCCTCGGCGACGTCGACCGCACCGACGCGCTGCGGATCGTCGCCTCCCGGGCCCGGGAGGTCGCCGAGGCGCACCTGGCCATGGTGCTGCTCTATGACGAGCGGGCGGACACGTTGACCGTCGAGGTCGCCGACGGCGGCCCGGGTGCGGCGTTGGAGGGCTTCGCGTTACCGACGGTGGGGGGCGAACTGGCCACGGTGATCGCGGAACGTCACCTCGCGGTGGTGGAGGATCTCGGCAGGACCGCCACCTGGCCCGCGGACCTGTCCACCGGCACCGCCCTGTTGGTGCCCCTGATCGCCGACGGCACGATGCTCGGCATCCTGGCCGTCGCCTACCGGCAGGGCGGGGTCGCGTTCGCCGAGGGGCCCGACGTCGCGCTGATCGAGACGTTCGCCGGGCAGGCAGCCCTGGCCCTGGTCCGGGCCAGGGCGCGCGACGAACGGGCGTTGCTGGCCATGATCGGCGACCGGGAGCGCATCGCCCGTGACCTGCACGACGTGGTGATCCAGCGGCTGTTCGCGGCCGGAATGCACCTGCAGGGCGCGGCCCGGATCACCGCGAAACAGGACGTCGCCGACCGGATCAACGCGGTCGTCGACGACCTGGACGGCACGATCCGCGATATCCGCGGCGCCATCTTCGAACTGCGCTCCCCAGCGACGTCCGAGTTGCGCGTCGAGGTGCGCGACCTGGTCGACGAGTCGGCGCGCACTCTGGGATTCCGTCCCACGCTGGTGCTGGACGGGCCCGTGGACAGCGCGGTGCCCGACGAGGTGCGCCCCGATCTGCTGGCGGTCCTGCGGGAGACCCTGTCCAACGTGGCCCGACACGCCGGGGCCAGCCGGGTCGAGGTCGGGGTGCGGGTCACGACGGGCCGGCTGACGGTGACCGTGGCCGACGACGGGTGCGGCGGGGCGACGCCGCGCGGCGGATTGCGCAACCTGGCCGAGCGGGCCGATACCCGGGGCGGCGGGTTCGAGGTGGACGGCGTCGAGCCGTCCGGCACCCGGGTGACCTGGTGGGCCCCGATCTAGGACGTCAGCTCTTCTCCGTTCCGAGGAGTTTGCTGGCCAGGACAGCGGCCTGGGTGCGGCGTTCCAGGCCGAGCTTCGCCAGTACCGACGAGACGTAGTTCTTCACGGTCTTCTCGGCCAGGAACATGCTCGTCGCGATCTCGCGGTTGGTCTTGCCCTCGGCCATGTGGACCAGTACCTTGCGTTCCTGTTCGGTGAGGTCGGCCAGGGCGTCGGGAGCCTGGGTGCCGCGCCGGATGCGGTCGAGGACCCTGGCTGTCACCGCGGGGTCGAGGAGGGACTGGCCGGCGGCGACCCTGCGGACGGCGTCGACGAGGTCGGTGCCCCGGATCTGTTTGAGCAGGTAGCCTGCCGCTCCGGCCATGATGGCGGCGAACAGGGCCTCGTCGTCCTCGTAGGAGGTGAGGATCAGGGCCTGGACGCTCGGGTCCACCGACCGGACGGTGCGGCACACCTCGATGCCGCTGCCGTCGGGCAGCCGGGCGTCGAGAACGGCGACCTGGGGCTTGAGGGCAGGAATGCGGCTGGCGGCCTCGACGGCCGAGCCGGACTCCCCGACGATCTCGATGTCGCCGGAGTCCTCGAGCAGGTCGCGCAGGCCGCGGCGGACCACCTCGTGGTCGTCGAGGAGGAAAACTCTGATCATGTGTCCGTTGTACAGGACGAGCGCGGCCGGGGACCGTGCCGAAGGTCCCGAACCGGACAGGCCACAGGTCACAGGAACGAGAAGAACAGCAGGGCGAGCACGCAGAACGACAGCGCGACGATCATGGCGAACTGGGCGGTGGCCATCCGCCGCCCGGTGGCGAAGGGGCCCATCAGGTCCCGGTCGCGGCCCAGCCGGTACAGGTAGATCAGCAGGGGCGGGAGGGCCACGGCGTTGAGGATCTGGGTACCGACCAGGATCGGCACCAGCGGCGCGCCGGGGATCAGCACGAGTGCGGCGCCGAGGACGGTGACGGTGAGGGTGGTGCCGTAGAACAGCGGGTCGGCGCGCGGGGTGTCGTTGAGGGCTGCGGGGCGGCCGAAGACGTCGGTGACGGAGTAGCCGGTGGACAGGGGCAGGATCGCGGCGGCGAGCATGGCCGAGCCGATCAGGCCGATGGCGAAAACGGTGCCGGCCAGGTCCCCGGCCAGGGGGCGCAGGGCGGCGGCCGCGTCGGCGGCGTCGGTGATGGTGTGGCCCTGCTTGTGCAGGGTCGCGGCGCAGGCGACGACGACGAACAGCCCGATGACGCCGGTGAGGACGGAGCCGGTGACCAGGTCGTAGCGGGAGGCGCGCAGGTCGTGCGGTGTGAGGTGTTTGTCGAGGACGTAGGACTGCACGAAGCTCAGCCCCCACGGGGCGAGGGTGGTGCCGATGGTGGCCACGGTGATGTACACGGCGTCGCGGGTGAGGGGCATGGTGGGGACGACGAGACCGGTGGCGGCGGCTCCCCAGTCCGGGCCGGCCAGGAACCCGGCGACGATGTAGGAGACGAACACGGCGCTCAGGGCCAGCAGGACCCGTTCGACGATCCGGAAGCTGCCACGGCGCACCAGCACGATGATGATCAGGGCCGTGAGGGGCACGGCGATCTGCCGGCGCACGCCGAACAGTTCCCAGCCGGCGGCGATGCCGGCGAACTCGGCGACCGTGGTGCCCACGTTGGCGACCACGAGCGCGGCGAGGGCGCCGACCCCGGCGCGGACGCCGTACTGCTGGCGGATCAGGCCGGCCATGCCCTGGCCGGTGACGACCCCGAGCCGGGCGGCCAGGTTGTGGAACATGATCAGGGCAACGGTGGAGGCAAGGAGTACCCAGAGCAGGCGGTAGCCGTGGTCTGCGCCGAGTACCGAATAGGTGGTGATGCCGGCGGGGTCGTCGTCGGACAGCCCGGCGAGCAGGCCGGGACCGGCCACGGCAAACACCGCCCAGAGGCGTTTTCTCACAGCAGCAGGTTCCGCAGGCGGGTGAGGGCTGCGGCGCGGCTCGGGTGCAGGTGGCCCAGGACGGCTTCGGCGTGTGCCGGTGGCAGGTGGTCGAGCACCATGGCGGCGTGGTGGGTGGCCAGCCCCGATGTCAGGGTGGCCAGCTGGGGCGCGGTGAGCTGGTGCAGGGCTGCCGGGTTGGCGGCCAGGTGGTGGGCGAGCCCGGCCCCGGTCGCGGGGTGCAGGTCCGGCCATTCGATGACGGTCGTGGGCAGGTGGTCGGCGACCCGCCGCAGTCCGAGCCGCCGCCACACCGAGGCCGCGCCCACCTCGACCCCCACGAGAAGCAGGTCCCCGTCCTCCTCGAAGAGGACGTCGCCGACCCGGACGAGCCGGTTGCCGGCGATGTCGAAGACCTGCCCGTCGAGCAGGTCGCGGACCAGCCGGAGCTCGCCGGGCACCGGCTCGGGGGCGGGGGAGCGCAGGTCGGGCCAGCGGACCCAGTCCGACACCCGGGTCCGGTGGCCCAGTCCGGCGGCCCGGACCGCCAGCTGGTCGGCCCCGAGGGGCGCGACCAGATCGGTGATCCGGGACCGGGTGGCGGGAACCGGACGTCCGAGCAGTTCGCTGAGTCGGACGATGCCCATTATCAGCGCAGCCAGGGCAGCCGGTGGACCAGCGGCAGCTTCGCCCACCAGGTTCCCAGCCCGAGGGTGTTCCCGGCGCTGGTGAGGGCAAGGGCGACGAGCAGGCCGGCGTAGATGAGGTGGTCGTCCATGAACGGATTCGTGGCCGGAGGCAGGACTGCGGTCCACATCATGACCAGGAGCGCTGACCCGCTGATCGCGGCGATCCGCATCCCGATCCCGAGCATCAGCGCGACGCCGACCCCGGCGAGGGCGGCCATGAACATGGTGTCCGCCCAGGCGGTACCGGCGATGGAGTGGTAGAAGTCGGCGAACGGGCCCTTCGCGGAGTTCTTCAGGAACCCCAGCGTCGGGTGCCCGCCGTTGACCCAGGCGCCCTTCGACGGGGTGGCGTAGCCCAGTCCGAACAGCTTGTCGACGAACGCCCACAGGAACACCCAGCCCAGGGCCAGGCGGAGTCCGGCGAACACCCAGCGGGTCGCGGCGGCCCGGCCGACCGTCGCCGTGGCGGGCAGCGTATGGGCGTTGCGGTGCGTGATGGTGGTCATCGTCAGGTCCTCTCACGGTGTAGTGACCCCCACAGACTCCGCCTGTCCTGGTGCCCCGGGCAGTGCCGGGCGTCCCGACAATGACGGTCCCAGTGCCCTACGTGACCAGGCCCTTCGGCACTGTCGGGCGGCCGGCGACAGCGCGAAGGTGGAGGCAAGGCACACACCCACGGAGGTCGCCATGTCCACCCAACCCGTCGTCACCGATCACGTCGTCGTCGGCGTGGACGGCTCCGACCTGGCTCTGGCCGCCGTGGACTGGGCGGCCGACGCCGCCACCCTGCGCGGCCGGCCGCTGCGGATCGTGCACGCCTCGATCTGGCCCCAGATGCGGTTCCCCGACACCCCGGTCCTGGCCTCGCGGATCCTCCAGGGGCTCCGGGTCCAGGGCGAGGAGTACGTCGCCACCGCGACCACCCGTGCCCAGGCCCGCCAGCCGGGTCTGGCGGTCGAGTCGGAGGTCATCGAGGGCGCGCCCGCGCCGGTGCTGATCCGGGAGAGCCGGACGGCGGACATGATCGTCCTCGGGCACCGGGGCCTGGGCGGCTTCACCGGCCTACTCGTCGGGTCCGTGGGTGTGCAGCTCGCCGCGCACGCCGGCTGTCCGGTCATCGTTGTTCGCCCGCACACCCTGCCGCCGGGTCCCGCCGCCGGCACCGTCGTCGTCGGCGTCGACGGCTCCGAGGAGTCCGACGCCGCCATCGAGTTCGCGTTCACCGAGGCCTCGCTCAACGAAGTGGGCCTGACCGCCGTGCACGCCTGGCGCTGGCCGCAGTCCACCGAGCCCGGGGACATGCTGCCCCTGGTCTACGACGCCGACGTCCTCGCCGCCGAGGAACTGCGGATGTTCGCCGAGTCGCTGGCCGGCTGGCAGGAACGCTTCCCCGACGTCAAGGTCCACCACGACCAGGTGCGGACCCGGGCCGGCAAGGCCCTCATCGAGGCATCACCCGGCGCGCACCTGCTCGTCGTCGGCTCCCGCGGCAGGGGCGGCTTCACCGGCTTGCTGCTGGGCTCCGTCAGCCAGGCCGCGCTGCACCACGCGGACTGCCCCGTCGCGGTCGTCCGGTCATAAGGAGAGAACACCATGTCCGTGTACTTCACCGACACCGACCCGGCGATGCGCGCCCGCGCGAGCTCCGGCCCGCTCGGCCAGGCCGCCATGGCCGCGCTGCGCGCCCCGTCCGTGTTCAACACCCAGCCCTGGCGTTGGGACCTGCACGACGGGGTCGCCGACCTGCGCGCGGACGTCGGCCGTCGGCTGCCGGTGCTCGACCC
Proteins encoded in this window:
- a CDS encoding DUF1003 domain-containing protein: MAKFDPSAQHHPSVVAHWENRGASLQLRVADAITAFAGSMTFVYIHAAAFAIWMIFGESSPWPTLTLIVSLEAIFLSTFVMIGQNRQAHFQQVKADHDFVAQELELQTNTELTRQIHVLTAELHRRLLADPQQG
- a CDS encoding DoxX family membrane protein, with product MTTITHRNAHTLPATATVGRAAATRWVFAGLRLALGWVFLWAFVDKLFGLGYATPSKGAWVNGGHPTLGFLKNSAKGPFADFYHSIAGTAWADTMFMAALAGVGVALMLGIGMRIAAISGSALLVMMWTAVLPPATNPFMDDHLIYAGLLVALALTSAGNTLGLGTWWAKLPLVHRLPWLR
- a CDS encoding universal stress protein → MSTQPVVTDHVVVGVDGSDLALAAVDWAADAATLRGRPLRIVHASIWPQMRFPDTPVLASRILQGLRVQGEEYVATATTRAQARQPGLAVESEVIEGAPAPVLIRESRTADMIVLGHRGLGGFTGLLVGSVGVQLAAHAGCPVIVVRPHTLPPGPAAGTVVVGVDGSEESDAAIEFAFTEASLNEVGLTAVHAWRWPQSTEPGDMLPLVYDADVLAAEELRMFAESLAGWQERFPDVKVHHDQVRTRAGKALIEASPGAHLLVVGSRGRGGFTGLLLGSVSQAALHHADCPVAVVRS
- a CDS encoding NRAMP family divalent metal transporter; its protein translation is MRKRLWAVFAVAGPGLLAGLSDDDPAGITTYSVLGADHGYRLLWVLLASTVALIMFHNLAARLGVVTGQGMAGLIRQQYGVRAGVGALAALVVANVGTTVAEFAGIAAGWELFGVRRQIAVPLTALIIIVLVRRGSFRIVERVLLALSAVFVSYIVAGFLAGPDWGAAATGLVVPTMPLTRDAVYITVATIGTTLAPWGLSFVQSYVLDKHLTPHDLRASRYDLVTGSVLTGVIGLFVVVACAATLHKQGHTITDAADAAAALRPLAGDLAGTVFAIGLIGSAMLAAAILPLSTGYSVTDVFGRPAALNDTPRADPLFYGTTLTVTVLGAALVLIPGAPLVPILVGTQILNAVALPPLLIYLYRLGRDRDLMGPFATGRRMATAQFAMIVALSFCVLALLFFSFL
- a CDS encoding sensor histidine kinase, translating into MADKRADNSGPASSALGLPPLSQTGLDDLLQELLSRVGDVMASRERLRSLLDAVVGIGTDLELRATLERITLAACELTDAEYGALGVIGPDRTLVEFITHGMNPAVHARIGDLPSGHGVLGLLIEDPRPIRLPDITQHPRAYGFPAEHPPMHTFLGVPIRIRDQVYGNLYLSEKRGGGLFTDDDEEIMIALAVAAGAAIDNARLYAQSRRRQRWLEATTETSAVILGDVDRTDALRIVASRAREVAEAHLAMVLLYDERADTLTVEVADGGPGAALEGFALPTVGGELATVIAERHLAVVEDLGRTATWPADLSTGTALLVPLIADGTMLGILAVAYRQGGVAFAEGPDVALIETFAGQAALALVRARARDERALLAMIGDRERIARDLHDVVIQRLFAAGMHLQGAARITAKQDVADRINAVVDDLDGTIRDIRGAIFELRSPATSELRVEVRDLVDESARTLGFRPTLVLDGPVDSAVPDEVRPDLLAVLRETLSNVARHAGASRVEVGVRVTTGRLTVTVADDGCGGATPRGGLRNLAERADTRGGGFEVDGVEPSGTRVTWWAPI
- a CDS encoding response regulator — protein: MIRVFLLDDHEVVRRGLRDLLEDSGDIEIVGESGSAVEAASRIPALKPQVAVLDARLPDGSGIEVCRTVRSVDPSVQALILTSYEDDEALFAAIMAGAAGYLLKQIRGTDLVDAVRRVAAGQSLLDPAVTARVLDRIRRGTQAPDALADLTEQERKVLVHMAEGKTNREIATSMFLAEKTVKNYVSSVLAKLGLERRTQAAVLASKLLGTEKS